The Thalassotalea sp. HSM 43 genome window below encodes:
- a CDS encoding polysaccharide deacetylase family protein produces MNRNSILLLLSLVSPFSYSKQIALTFDDAPLAGSHIMSGEEKTKKIIKHLQENNVPDALFFVTTANITSEFDKQRLNDYSDAGFHLAHHSHTHVSANKVEVNSYINDFDIAHKALINFDNVLKLHRHPYLHYGETVNKRQSIQAHLISKGYDFGYVTVDNFDWYMNSKLLKAKEQGLEVNHDKLGQLYVDTLWEGIEFYDALAQKHLDRPVKHVLLLHENEIAALFLGKLIKHIRANGWEVIAPQDAYKDPISDTYNAELFQFNKQGRIAGLLESKGLEKSMLRHKSENIEFLDKRFEEYQVFIKQ; encoded by the coding sequence ATGAATCGAAACTCAATTTTGCTATTACTTTCTTTAGTTTCTCCATTCTCTTATTCTAAACAAATTGCTTTAACTTTTGATGATGCCCCTTTAGCAGGGAGTCACATAATGAGTGGAGAAGAAAAAACAAAGAAAATAATAAAACATTTACAGGAAAATAATGTACCTGACGCACTATTTTTCGTAACAACGGCTAACATTACTTCGGAATTTGATAAACAGAGGTTGAATGATTATTCAGATGCCGGTTTCCACTTGGCTCATCATAGCCACACCCACGTTTCAGCCAATAAAGTTGAAGTTAACTCTTACATAAATGATTTTGATATTGCACATAAAGCGCTAATTAATTTTGATAATGTTTTGAAGCTTCATCGACATCCATATTTACACTATGGTGAGACGGTAAACAAAAGACAATCAATTCAGGCCCATTTAATAAGCAAAGGTTACGATTTTGGCTATGTAACCGTTGACAACTTTGACTGGTATATGAACTCAAAACTTTTAAAAGCAAAAGAACAAGGTCTTGAGGTCAATCATGACAAGTTAGGCCAGCTATATGTAGATACTCTATGGGAAGGTATTGAGTTCTACGACGCACTTGCACAAAAGCATTTAGACAGGCCAGTAAAACACGTTTTACTGCTGCACGAAAATGAAATTGCTGCACTTTTTTTAGGTAAGTTGATCAAGCATATACGGGCAAATGGTTGGGAAGTCATAGCTCCACAAGATGCATATAAAGATCCTATTTCAGATACTTATAATGCGGAGTTATTCCAATTTAATAAACAAGGTAGAATTGCAGGCTTGCTAGAGTCGAAAGGGCTAGAGAAAAGTATGCTTCGCCACAAGAGTGAAAATATCGAATTCTTAGATAAACGTTTCGAAGAGTATCAGGTCTTTATTAAACAATAA
- a CDS encoding response regulator transcription factor codes for MKLLLVEDSEALSRAVVKALKASGFAVDATGNGSDGLWMALENDYDVIILDIMLPGLDGREVLKKLREANNESPVLFLTAKDSIEDRVTGLRLGADDYLVKSFAIEELIARVEALARRKYQTRSPKLSIGDLTLDRSAKIVTRGSYNIPLSSQLFSLLEYLMLHEGSVISRTQIEEHIYDEQVSPMSNVVDTAICALRKAIKVSKNDALLIHTRRGMGYVISEEKP; via the coding sequence ATGAAATTATTATTGGTTGAAGATTCCGAAGCACTGTCTAGGGCTGTCGTTAAAGCGTTGAAAGCATCTGGGTTTGCGGTAGACGCAACAGGTAATGGCTCTGATGGTTTATGGATGGCATTAGAGAATGATTATGACGTGATTATTCTCGATATAATGCTACCGGGGTTAGATGGTCGAGAAGTGCTTAAAAAGTTGAGGGAAGCTAACAATGAATCGCCGGTATTGTTTTTGACAGCGAAAGACTCAATTGAAGATCGTGTTACTGGTTTGCGCTTAGGCGCTGATGATTATTTGGTTAAATCATTTGCGATCGAAGAACTTATCGCTAGGGTTGAAGCGCTTGCTAGACGAAAATACCAAACCCGCTCTCCAAAATTATCTATTGGTGATTTGACCTTAGACCGATCAGCCAAAATTGTTACTCGAGGAAGCTATAATATCCCTTTATCCTCTCAATTGTTTTCATTATTAGAATACCTCATGTTGCATGAGGGAAGTGTTATTTCTCGTACCCAAATAGAAGAGCATATTTATGACGAACAAGTGTCGCCCATGAGTAACGTAGTTGATACAGCAATATGCGCTTTGAGAAAAGCGATTAAGGTATCAAAAAACGATGCTTTACTAATTCATACTCGAAGAGGTATGGGCTACGTAATTAGCGAAGAAAAGCCATGA
- a CDS encoding sensor histidine kinase, with translation MKSIRSQLLFWLVPSFIVIAILAAATLYFSEKRRLNSGLDNELNKLARTVQLANRIPIPPRRFGGNMRSPKEIAKNTKRLLNDENNTFYLQAWDEDGATVSKSENLAEYQFSYPSEQHQQRHYNSRLASGEDIRMHSFTLRLGPRVGDIPVSVAILKTETNKQLATLTYKLIIGGTFFCCLLSFILVFTIRRTLAPIQYLSKKVAEVEAGSLHNRLNVEGVPTEITPLISRLNQLLARLEKSFERERQFNNDLAHELRTPLAAIRTTSEVAMKWPEQSSVDDYRYIAESSAQLQNTIDSLLSLARIENSGSEILLEKVNVSIVIEECIALQSTLVKKRGITLALSLNEQHVIESNPHLLRIIISNLISNAVEYAPKNSEVIIHSNNSHSIFTIANLAPNIGKNDLSTMFDRLWRKDSSRTGTNHVGLGLSIAHSAATAISLKLTVELDDKQMLIMNLAEE, from the coding sequence ATGAAAAGTATCCGCTCACAACTATTATTTTGGCTAGTGCCAAGTTTTATTGTTATTGCGATTTTAGCAGCGGCAACTTTGTATTTTTCTGAAAAACGTAGGCTTAATAGTGGCCTTGATAATGAACTTAATAAGCTTGCTCGCACGGTTCAACTTGCCAATAGAATACCAATACCACCTCGGAGGTTTGGTGGTAATATGAGGTCACCAAAAGAGATTGCTAAAAACACCAAACGTTTGCTTAACGATGAAAATAACACCTTTTATTTACAAGCTTGGGATGAAGATGGAGCAACAGTAAGTAAATCTGAAAACCTTGCCGAGTATCAGTTTAGCTACCCGAGTGAACAACATCAGCAACGACACTACAATAGTCGGTTAGCTTCGGGTGAAGATATTCGTATGCACTCTTTTACGTTGAGGCTCGGCCCTAGAGTCGGTGATATACCTGTTTCAGTTGCGATTTTGAAGACAGAGACGAATAAACAATTAGCGACACTTACTTATAAATTGATAATTGGAGGCACATTTTTTTGCTGTTTATTGTCATTCATACTTGTTTTTACCATAAGAAGAACATTAGCGCCGATACAATATCTGTCTAAAAAAGTGGCGGAAGTAGAAGCTGGTTCGTTGCATAATAGATTGAATGTTGAAGGTGTACCAACGGAAATAACTCCTTTAATCAGTAGGCTCAATCAATTGCTTGCAAGATTGGAAAAAAGTTTTGAAAGAGAGCGCCAATTCAATAATGACCTTGCGCATGAGTTACGAACGCCGTTAGCTGCTATTCGTACAACAAGTGAAGTAGCAATGAAATGGCCCGAACAGTCATCAGTTGATGATTATCGATATATTGCTGAATCTTCTGCACAACTACAAAATACGATAGACAGCTTGCTCTCTTTAGCTCGAATAGAGAACTCTGGATCTGAAATACTCCTCGAAAAGGTGAATGTCTCCATCGTTATTGAAGAATGTATTGCTTTGCAATCAACGCTTGTAAAAAAGCGGGGGATAACGCTTGCTTTGTCCTTGAATGAACAACACGTAATAGAAAGTAACCCTCACCTTTTGCGTATTATTATTTCCAATCTGATAAGTAATGCTGTTGAGTATGCACCTAAAAACAGTGAAGTCATTATTCACAGTAACAACAGTCATTCGATTTTTACGATCGCTAATCTTGCTCCTAACATAGGTAAGAATGACCTCTCGACAATGTTTGACCGTTTATGGAGAAAGGATAGTTCGAGAACGGGTACTAATCATGTTGGTTTAGGCCTTTCAATCGCGCATTCGGCTGCAACAGCAATTTCGTTAAAGTTAACGGTAGAGCTAGATGATAAGCAAATGTTGATAATGAATCTGGCTGAAGAATAA
- a CDS encoding sulfatase-like hydrolase/transferase codes for MIKIRNKSTFLALCITSPLLFLSACGGGGGDTSGGSENTTAPKPTIALSASSTSIEVGENTLLTWSSSHATSCIASGAWSGDKSLTGSEETDVFDAVGNYDFELSCSGEGGETKISLPIAVIDIVISEPSEYPNILLIIADDMGKDATNGFSEGQIKPTTPTLDDLQNAGLSFNNFWSYPSCTPTRASMITGKYGVNTGVKWVGDILDPQEVTLQSHINTLTNDRYSTAVVGKWHISGTEPTLNPEDFGINFYSGIISGAVNDYYEWQMYEDGTTSRQTEYATTKLTNVAIDWIAQQQDKPWFMWMAYNAPHTPYHVPPNSMHSQGDLPAYEDGIDALPYYLAAIEAMDYQIGRLLDSIPQQELENTVIIVMGDNGTPSSVAQSPYRQGSSKGSVYQGGVNVPLFVTGKGVTRSGLIENLASATDIFSTISEIAGIDEPNIHDSLSLKPLFTNDVQIRDYQYVEKDDGDVDMWAISDGEYKLIVNADGTMKLYHLASDPYEEQELINSGSLSAAEQAIITELEAELDNIRNGNNNGNDPEPLEFNTGMAFLNDTGITFGSNESNNGTNCTTTITGTNGLLLEQDCSQGRSATVNSGSDGDGGFYLTRINADGSVYSGNGNYASDPWACVRDDRTGLLWEVKTRDGGIHDANNFYRWGA; via the coding sequence ATGATAAAAATAAGAAATAAAAGTACTTTTCTCGCATTGTGTATTACATCACCCTTACTTTTTCTGTCTGCTTGTGGCGGCGGAGGTGGTGATACGTCAGGGGGGAGTGAAAATACAACAGCACCCAAACCAACCATCGCCTTATCTGCCAGTTCAACGAGTATAGAAGTTGGCGAGAACACCTTACTTACTTGGTCGAGTAGTCACGCGACAAGTTGCATTGCCTCGGGAGCGTGGAGTGGAGATAAATCACTTACAGGCAGTGAAGAAACTGATGTATTTGATGCCGTTGGGAATTACGATTTTGAACTAAGTTGTAGTGGAGAAGGCGGTGAAACCAAAATTAGCCTACCTATCGCGGTAATAGATATTGTTATATCAGAGCCATCAGAATATCCAAACATATTACTTATCATTGCTGATGATATGGGTAAAGATGCTACCAATGGTTTTTCAGAAGGCCAAATAAAACCGACTACACCTACGTTAGATGATCTTCAAAATGCGGGTTTATCATTTAATAATTTTTGGAGCTACCCTAGCTGTACTCCAACAAGAGCTTCAATGATAACGGGTAAATACGGTGTTAACACTGGCGTGAAATGGGTTGGTGATATATTAGATCCGCAAGAAGTTACCTTACAAAGCCATATTAATACCCTAACTAATGACCGTTATTCAACTGCGGTAGTCGGTAAATGGCATATTTCAGGAACCGAACCAACCTTAAATCCAGAAGATTTTGGTATTAATTTTTACTCAGGGATTATTAGTGGCGCTGTCAATGATTACTACGAGTGGCAAATGTATGAAGATGGTACTACTTCGAGGCAAACAGAATATGCGACGACAAAACTAACGAACGTTGCTATTGATTGGATAGCACAGCAGCAAGATAAACCGTGGTTTATGTGGATGGCATACAATGCTCCACATACGCCGTACCATGTTCCACCAAACTCTATGCACTCTCAAGGTGATTTACCAGCGTATGAAGATGGTATAGACGCGTTACCCTATTACTTAGCTGCAATAGAAGCGATGGACTATCAAATAGGTCGTTTACTCGACAGTATTCCTCAACAAGAATTAGAAAATACCGTAATTATTGTGATGGGTGATAATGGTACGCCTTCGAGTGTTGCGCAGTCTCCTTATCGGCAGGGAAGTTCAAAAGGTTCAGTGTACCAAGGCGGCGTTAATGTACCATTATTTGTTACAGGTAAAGGCGTAACAAGATCGGGACTCATTGAAAACCTTGCCTCTGCGACAGATATATTTAGCACTATTTCAGAAATTGCTGGCATTGATGAACCCAATATCCATGATAGCTTGAGCTTAAAACCGCTCTTTACTAATGATGTTCAAATTAGAGATTATCAATACGTTGAAAAGGACGATGGCGATGTTGATATGTGGGCGATCAGTGATGGAGAATACAAGCTTATCGTGAATGCTGACGGCACCATGAAACTTTACCATTTAGCTTCCGACCCATATGAAGAACAGGAGCTTATAAATAGTGGCTCTTTAAGTGCAGCAGAACAAGCAATCATTACAGAGCTAGAAGCAGAGCTTGATAACATCAGAAATGGTAATAACAATGGTAATGATCCTGAACCTTTAGAATTTAATACAGGCATGGCCTTTCTAAACGATACGGGCATAACTTTCGGCTCAAATGAATCGAATAACGGTACTAACTGTACTACAACTATCACAGGCACAAATGGCTTGCTACTGGAACAAGATTGCAGTCAGGGAAGAAGTGCGACTGTTAATTCCGGTAGTGATGGTGACGGTGGTTTTTATCTTACTCGTATCAATGCCGATGGCAGTGTTTATAGTGGCAATGGGAACTACGCTTCAGACCCTTGGGCATGTGTTCGTGATGATAGAACAGGCTTGCTATGGGAAGTGAAAACCAGAGATGGTGGCATCCACGACGCGAATAATTTTTATCGTTGGGGGGCTTAA
- a CDS encoding DUF1566 domain-containing protein, which produces MGGLTAKDRDNEDRDGDYYDDWNNLIIATNEENFCGYSDWRVPDNAQFMSLVNFGNGFGPNSFKIDQGYFPNATSDFYWTASPYRGSHGEFYAWAFQLAFGNNKNVQRYQASALRLVRVMDPFVDNVEQTPNERYKVHNDGTVTDLATDLMWAQCVAGLSGINCDNGSAETMDWALALEHAQTSELAGYSDWRLPNIKELYSLVDFNRVEPAINLNVFPSTSVDYTWSSSPMIDFAQDSWFVNFKAGLNWFKGRSSDMLVRLVRSGSGDNELASVDLQNGPAIVVDDGLGSPEGEIAPVDAHAQVLIEEQGYTGDPTTGRELPSINDDKAQLGKALFYSKRLSGEYDTACASCHHPVLGGGDNLSWPVGYDAVDVFHNFSSNTVGSGRYFNGSDSNELAGYPLIGRNAPTIFNIGLMDRGLFWDSRIESASNTPGTRGTDAGIITPDSANFNSVDSNIPEGASLANAQSRFPTVNHNEMRGDEPLTDDDNQAYRAMLAARFEGDAEWEALFQTAYGDSDISFDRIAEALATFEESMVFTKNRWQEYVAALKGIADRNIDVMTQNEKIGAVLFMTAGDEGGAACSQCHSGDAFTDEKFHAIGLGQVGPGNSDSSSFPPVNNSDFGRVNITGDVGDTYHFRTSPLLNITETGPYMHNGSLSTLRQVMDVYGNPGGAMNDLLGISTILNGNARFNEMGNADYCELTSIIDIMDKTGETCEQVYNNMNPDAFNNTRILFRQTFDETVSNSPAPEIDINTEQSEKVIEFMGTLTDPCVTDRECLQPWIFDLSNWTTHPDYNDNPDWILIGEDKNGNEL; this is translated from the coding sequence TTGGGGGGCTTAACAGCAAAAGATAGAGATAATGAAGATAGAGATGGTGATTACTATGATGACTGGAACAATCTGATTATCGCTACCAATGAGGAAAATTTCTGCGGTTATAGTGACTGGAGGGTACCAGATAATGCTCAGTTTATGTCATTAGTAAACTTCGGCAATGGCTTTGGTCCTAACTCATTTAAAATTGATCAAGGCTATTTTCCTAATGCAACGAGTGACTTTTACTGGACTGCGTCTCCTTATCGCGGTTCGCATGGTGAATTTTATGCTTGGGCGTTTCAATTAGCCTTTGGTAATAATAAAAATGTTCAGCGTTATCAAGCATCAGCACTCCGCTTAGTTAGGGTGATGGATCCATTTGTTGATAATGTAGAGCAAACGCCTAATGAACGTTACAAAGTGCATAATGACGGTACAGTGACTGATTTAGCAACCGATCTTATGTGGGCGCAATGTGTTGCAGGCCTTAGCGGGATTAACTGTGATAATGGTTCAGCAGAAACCATGGACTGGGCGTTAGCATTAGAGCATGCTCAAACTAGTGAGTTGGCGGGTTATAGTGATTGGCGACTCCCTAATATTAAAGAACTATACTCATTAGTCGATTTCAACCGTGTTGAGCCTGCTATTAACCTAAATGTTTTTCCATCCACAAGCGTAGATTACACATGGAGTTCGTCTCCGATGATAGATTTTGCTCAGGATTCTTGGTTTGTAAACTTTAAAGCGGGCTTGAATTGGTTTAAAGGGCGGAGTTCTGACATGTTGGTGAGGCTTGTGCGTAGCGGCTCGGGTGATAATGAATTAGCTAGTGTTGATCTCCAAAATGGACCGGCCATAGTGGTGGATGATGGTTTAGGCTCACCTGAAGGGGAAATTGCTCCTGTTGATGCTCATGCTCAAGTGTTAATTGAAGAGCAAGGTTATACGGGCGACCCAACAACGGGGCGTGAATTACCTAGCATTAATGATGATAAAGCTCAGCTTGGTAAAGCTTTGTTTTATTCAAAACGATTAAGTGGCGAGTACGACACCGCTTGTGCTTCATGTCATCATCCAGTTTTAGGTGGCGGAGATAATTTGTCGTGGCCTGTTGGTTACGATGCAGTTGATGTCTTTCATAACTTCTCTTCTAATACCGTTGGTTCAGGCCGTTATTTTAATGGTAGTGATTCAAATGAGCTAGCAGGATATCCCCTGATTGGCCGTAATGCGCCAACGATATTTAATATTGGGCTAATGGATCGAGGATTGTTTTGGGATTCACGTATTGAAAGCGCAAGTAATACCCCAGGTACAAGAGGCACTGATGCGGGTATTATTACGCCAGATTCTGCCAATTTTAACAGCGTAGACAGTAATATTCCTGAAGGCGCTTCATTAGCCAATGCGCAATCTCGTTTCCCAACGGTAAATCACAATGAAATGCGAGGTGATGAGCCATTAACAGATGATGACAACCAAGCATATCGTGCAATGTTGGCTGCTCGTTTTGAAGGTGATGCAGAATGGGAAGCACTCTTTCAAACTGCCTATGGTGATTCAGATATTAGTTTTGACCGCATTGCCGAGGCGCTAGCTACATTTGAAGAGTCTATGGTGTTTACCAAAAATCGTTGGCAGGAATACGTAGCTGCTTTGAAAGGAATTGCAGACAGAAACATTGATGTAATGACGCAGAATGAAAAAATTGGCGCGGTGCTGTTTATGACCGCAGGTGACGAAGGAGGCGCGGCGTGTAGTCAATGTCACTCAGGTGATGCGTTCACCGACGAGAAATTTCATGCCATTGGACTAGGACAAGTAGGGCCGGGTAATAGCGATAGTTCAAGTTTCCCACCCGTGAATAACTCTGACTTTGGTCGTGTTAATATCACGGGAGACGTAGGAGATACCTATCATTTTCGTACATCACCTTTATTGAATATCACAGAAACAGGCCCTTACATGCATAATGGCAGTTTATCTACTTTACGACAGGTTATGGATGTTTATGGAAATCCGGGAGGAGCTATGAATGACTTGCTTGGAATAAGCACTATTCTTAACGGCAATGCTAGGTTTAATGAAATGGGAAATGCTGATTATTGTGAGCTAACATCTATCATCGATATTATGGATAAAACCGGCGAAACATGTGAACAGGTTTATAACAATATGAATCCTGATGCATTTAACAATACGCGTATTTTGTTTCGACAAACGTTTGATGAAACCGTATCGAATTCACCTGCACCTGAAATTGATATTAACACCGAACAATCTGAAAAAGTGATTGAATTTATGGGTACGTTAACCGATCCATGTGTGACAGATAGAGAGTGTCTACAGCCTTGGATTTTTGATTTGAGCAATTGGACTACTCACCCTGACTATAATGATAATCCTGATTGGATACTTATTGGTGAAGATAAAAACGGTAATGAACTCTAA
- the nth gene encoding endonuclease III — translation MNKEKRLEILTRLRDDNPHPTTELNFSTPFELLIAVLLSAQATDVGVNKATDKLYAVANTPQAILDLGLDKLKSYIKTIGLFNTKAENTMKTCQMLVDLHGGEVPEDRAALEALPGVGRKTANVVLNTAFGWPTIAVDTHIDRVSNRTKFAMGKNVVEVEQKLLKVVPKEFKVDVHHWLILHGRYVCTARKPKCGACIIEDLCEFKDKTE, via the coding sequence ATGAATAAAGAAAAACGATTAGAAATTCTCACCCGATTGCGTGATGACAATCCACACCCGACCACTGAGCTTAACTTTAGCACCCCGTTTGAGCTGCTTATTGCCGTATTACTTTCCGCCCAAGCGACCGATGTTGGTGTTAATAAAGCAACCGATAAGCTTTATGCCGTTGCTAATACCCCGCAAGCAATTCTTGATCTTGGTTTAGACAAATTAAAAAGCTATATAAAAACCATTGGCCTGTTTAATACCAAAGCCGAAAACACCATGAAAACCTGTCAAATGTTGGTGGACTTACACGGCGGTGAAGTACCAGAAGACAGAGCCGCGTTAGAAGCCCTACCAGGCGTTGGCCGAAAAACTGCAAACGTTGTGCTAAATACCGCATTTGGCTGGCCGACAATCGCAGTGGACACCCACATCGACCGCGTTTCAAACCGCACTAAGTTTGCTATGGGTAAAAACGTGGTTGAAGTAGAACAAAAGCTTCTTAAAGTAGTGCCTAAAGAATTCAAAGTCGACGTACACCACTGGTTAATTCTACACGGTCGTTATGTATGTACTGCGCGCAAACCAAAGTGTGGTGCTTGTATTATTGAAGACTTGTGCGAGTTTAAAGATAAAACTGAGTAA
- a CDS encoding electron transport complex subunit E produces MTQRSEYQELAWQGLWKNNPGLVQLLGLCPLLAVTNTLTNAIGLGLATLLVLVCSNATVSLIRDYVPKEVRIPIFVLIIAAFVTCVQLLMNAYTFGLYQSLGIFLPLIVTNCAIIGRAEAYASKNPLKQACFDGLMMGLGFAAVLMVLGAIREILGQGTLFDGAELLFGDWATVLRIDIFHFDSKFLLAILPPGAFIAMGFLIALKNYIDNRVKQKEPAKESSSIERVRVNFDG; encoded by the coding sequence ATGACCCAGCGTAGTGAATACCAAGAACTGGCCTGGCAAGGGCTTTGGAAAAACAACCCAGGATTGGTGCAACTTCTCGGCTTATGCCCTTTATTAGCGGTAACCAATACCCTGACCAATGCGATTGGTTTAGGCCTGGCAACCTTATTGGTCTTGGTGTGTTCAAATGCCACGGTTTCCTTGATACGTGATTACGTGCCAAAAGAGGTGCGTATTCCAATCTTTGTATTGATCATCGCGGCCTTCGTAACCTGTGTGCAATTGCTGATGAACGCCTATACCTTTGGTTTATATCAATCATTAGGTATTTTCTTACCGCTTATCGTCACTAACTGTGCCATCATCGGTCGCGCAGAAGCGTATGCATCGAAAAACCCGTTAAAACAAGCCTGCTTTGATGGTTTGATGATGGGACTTGGATTCGCTGCAGTACTGATGGTGCTTGGCGCAATACGCGAAATCCTTGGTCAAGGCACCCTATTTGATGGTGCAGAATTATTGTTTGGCGATTGGGCAACTGTGTTGCGTATTGATATATTTCATTTTGATAGCAAATTTTTATTGGCTATTTTACCGCCGGGTGCTTTCATCGCGATGGGCTTTTTAATAGCCTTAAAGAACTATATCGACAACCGTGTTAAGCAAAAAGAACCAGCAAAAGAAAGCAGCAGCATTGAGCGTGTACGCGTTAACTTTGATGGTTAA
- the rsxG gene encoding electron transport complex subunit RsxG produces MKKAIENNAKVLAIFAVACTAMVSLVSLGTKDRIERQQQKQLLDTLHQVIAKDQSNNDLYNDCQLISDADLLGSEQMQTAYVARVNDSATTVALTTIAPNGYNGNIELLVAINIDGSLSGVRVLKHKETPGLGDKIETRKDDWILDFNGRFYTEDNALTWAVKKDGGSFDQFTGATITPRAVVQAVKNAQIYFAKHKQQLLSVQPSCHGEINDPA; encoded by the coding sequence ATGAAAAAAGCCATAGAAAATAATGCCAAAGTACTCGCCATTTTCGCGGTCGCTTGTACAGCCATGGTATCGCTTGTCAGCTTAGGCACCAAAGATCGAATTGAAAGACAACAGCAAAAGCAATTGCTTGATACGTTACATCAGGTGATCGCTAAAGATCAGAGCAATAACGATCTCTATAATGATTGTCAGTTAATTAGTGATGCCGACTTACTCGGCAGCGAACAAATGCAAACCGCCTACGTTGCCCGCGTAAATGACAGCGCAACAACCGTCGCCCTAACCACCATTGCGCCAAATGGCTACAATGGCAACATTGAATTATTGGTCGCCATTAATATCGATGGCAGCCTCAGTGGCGTACGAGTATTAAAGCACAAAGAAACACCAGGTCTTGGTGATAAAATCGAGACCCGTAAAGACGATTGGATTTTAGATTTTAACGGTCGCTTCTATACTGAAGACAATGCGTTAACTTGGGCAGTAAAGAAAGACGGTGGTAGCTTTGATCAATTCACCGGAGCAACCATTACCCCAAGAGCGGTCGTCCAAGCGGTAAAAAACGCACAAATCTACTTCGCCAAACACAAGCAGCAATTATTGTCAGTACAGCCTTCTTGTCATGGAGAAATCAATGACCCAGCGTAG